The DNA region TGTCTTCATGAATCAGCGAACGGCCTTTGTTGGCCAAACGGATGGTCAAACCACCGACTTTGGCTGGCAGAACCAGATTGGAGCCGCCGCCCAGAATACGCCACGTGATTTTCTTTAAAGCTTGGTCGTTAAGAAGGGCTTGTACGTCGGAAATAGCATGCAACTCTGTATAGAGTTCCGCCGTGGATTTTAAACCCAAGGTATTCAGCTTGCTAAGATCAAATTGTGCCTGAAGTTGCATTAGGGGAAACTATATTAAAAAACGCCAGCCTTGGCCATCATTCTTTCCAGGATGTCGTCTTTATGGATGAAACATATGCCAAGTCCCAATCCATTACTCCAGATTACTTCCGCGGCCACATTGTAGACGCGCTTTAAGGAGTTCAGTTCGACAGTGAGGTTTAGAAGGTCCCCTTTTCTTGGGACGTATTCGCCGTGGTTCACTTCGAGATAGGCGCCGGTCGCAGACAGATTACGCATTTTAGCCTCGGAGTTTCCGATATGGCCGTAAACCTCGAGCTTTGCGTTTTCTTTCGTCTTAAAGCGTTTAGCGCTCATTC from Bdellovibrio sp. GT3 includes:
- a CDS encoding PilZ domain-containing protein, which produces MSAKRFKTKENAKLEVYGHIGNSEAKMRNLSATGAYLEVNHGEYVPRKGDLLNLTVELNSLKRVYNVAAEVIWSNGLGLGICFIHKDDILERMMAKAGVF